From the Streptomyces nigrescens genome, one window contains:
- a CDS encoding LLM class F420-dependent oxidoreductase, giving the protein MKFGVSTFITDQGIAPAALGRAVEERGLDSLLIAEHTHIPVDRRSPYPGGGELPEIYYRTLDPFVALSAAAAVTERILLGTGIALVAQRDPIITAKEVASLDLVSGGRAVFGIGVGWNREEMENHGTDPRTRGRLVDERLQAMRELWTREKAEFHGEFVDFDPVYSWPKPVQSPHPPIYVGGGEAAFDRVAALGDAWLANSLPPQELGPKIDRLRSIAGRSVPVTVYAVADEPEIIEQYTQLDVERLLFYLPTLPEPETLSYLDRLSDVAKRFR; this is encoded by the coding sequence CAGGGCATCGCGCCCGCCGCGCTCGGGCGCGCCGTCGAGGAGCGAGGGCTGGACTCCTTGCTCATCGCCGAGCACACCCACATCCCGGTGGACCGCCGCTCGCCGTACCCGGGCGGCGGCGAGCTTCCCGAGATCTACTACCGCACCCTCGACCCGTTCGTCGCGCTCAGCGCGGCCGCCGCGGTGACCGAGCGGATCCTGCTGGGCACCGGTATCGCCCTGGTGGCCCAGCGGGACCCGATCATCACGGCCAAGGAGGTGGCCTCCCTGGACCTGGTCTCCGGCGGGCGGGCCGTCTTCGGGATCGGTGTCGGCTGGAACCGGGAGGAGATGGAGAACCACGGCACCGACCCACGCACCCGGGGCCGCCTCGTGGACGAGCGGCTGCAGGCGATGCGCGAGCTGTGGACGCGGGAAAAGGCCGAGTTCCACGGGGAGTTCGTCGACTTCGACCCGGTCTACTCCTGGCCGAAGCCGGTCCAGAGTCCGCACCCGCCGATCTACGTGGGCGGTGGCGAGGCGGCCTTCGACCGGGTGGCCGCCCTGGGCGACGCCTGGCTCGCCAACAGCCTGCCGCCCCAGGAGCTGGGGCCGAAGATCGACCGGCTGCGCAGCATCGCGGGCCGCAGCGTACCGGTGACCGTCTACGCGGTCGCGGACGAGCCGGAGATCATTGAGCAGTACACACAGCTCGACGTGGAGCGCCTGCTGTTCTACCTCCCGACGTTGCCGGAGCCCGAGACCCTGTCGTACCTGGACCGGCTCTCCGACGTCGCGAAACGCTTCCGGTGA